A genomic stretch from Lathyrus oleraceus cultivar Zhongwan6 chromosome 2, CAAS_Psat_ZW6_1.0, whole genome shotgun sequence includes:
- the LOC127117526 gene encoding uncharacterized protein LOC127117526, with amino-acid sequence MDLPNTDILELKDKMTELINIMQGFAVGQKALADKVEKLERASAANSVVNLDGVSNQGLGGSRDGEKRATVGMVNNNAGGFGAATDGGPGLGHNLKDSLFPPFFGVDDDREEDREADQFSMLNEPFGQYGVQPQNKEIQLLAEKIRALESYATPGVVNMSNMGLVEGIVIPQKFKAPAFDKYNGSSCPETHLQAFVRKISAYTTDQKLWMYFFQDSLSGGSLEWYTKLKSSDS; translated from the coding sequence atggatctcccaaacacagatatcctcgagctgaaggacaagatgactgagctgatcaacatcatgcagggttttgcagttggtcagaaagctctggctgataaggtcgagaagctcgagcgagcttcagctgctaacagtgttgttaacctggatggtgtctccaaccaggggctgggtggatccagggacggtgaaaaaagagcaaccgtaggtatggtgaacaacaatgctggtggatttggtgctgctactgacggtgggcccggtctggggcataatctgaaggatagtctgttcccgcctttctttggggtcgatgatgacagggaggaggacagagaggctgatcagttctctatgctgaatgagccattcggtcaatatggtgttcaacctcagaataaggagattcagttgctggctgaaaagattagagctttggagagttatgccactcccggtgttgtaaacatgtcaaatatggggctagttgaggggattgtgatcccacagaagttcaaggcgcccgcatttgataagtataatgggagttcctgcccagagactcaccttcaagcctttgtccgcaagatctctgcatacacaacagatcagaagctctggatgtacttcttccaagacagtctgtctggaggatccttggagtggtacaccaagcttaagtcgTCTGATTCGTAg